The Citrus sinensis cultivar Valencia sweet orange chromosome 4, DVS_A1.0, whole genome shotgun sequence DNA segment TCATGACTAGCATTCATACATCCCCTTTTCCTTTCCACAAAGGATGAAAGCACATAAAGAATGTGAACTTCAGATGCCTTATATATAGAAACTTTTGTAAATGCCATTGAACTGCTCACTTATTACGTTTTATTGACATTTTGCACAGGTTTATTCAAATCTTGAAGGGGATAGGTCTCATGTGGTAAATACAGCATGGGCTATGTTGGCTCTGATTGATGCTGGACAGGTACGCATCAACTGTTGCTGCAGTACTTTAAAAGTTACATTGAGCTTAGTAAGAGAATTCTCGATTAATTCGTGTGACTACTAGAGTTCATCTCATATATGTTGATCAAAAGAGTGTGAATAATGGTAATAGTCATCAAggagttattaatttatttacttattaaattCTGGGTCATCTTctagagatatttttttttgacgAATCTTCTAGAGATATTGATAGCATCATTCATCAGACATTCTATTTTATATACTTCTTGTAGTCGCATGCTTATAAACTTATTGGGCAGGCTGAGACAGATCCGACACCTTTGCACCGTGCTGctagatatttaataaattcgcAAATGGAGAATGGAGATTATCCACAGGAGGTAATTCTGTGACACTTTATGCAATATGCATGTTTGATGGAATACATTATCATTGGCACAGATACCATTCTATTTCACACACTAATTCTTGCAGAACCATGCATGCATGCTTCTAGATATGCTAATGCTGCAAAGCAATACCCATGCAACAATTTAGAACTGAAAGTAGGGCCAAAAATATAaaccatttattttaataaatgacaaggtattgtattataatgttttctttcttttgatgaaTGTTTGTTATATGTCTCTTGACATCTATGTTGGTATTTGATGGTATTTGGTAACAGTATCTATCAGCTTTATATGATGGTTTAAATGCACATACATTTtggaaaatgatataaataattGAGAGATTTCATGGTGAATGATTATATGACCCTGACATACAATATCAGTATGGTATTTCAACTTTCCAATGTTACAGGCTGATATTAAACTGCAttgaatttgagaaaaaaaaaaaggtcgaaaaattaatatggcaTCAACATCTATAATGCCTGATTGTTTTGATATATTCTTCTCGCAGGAAATTATGGGAGTCTTCAATAGGAATTGTATGATCAGCTACTCTGCATATAGAAACATTTTCCCTATTTGGGCACTTGGAGAGTACCGATGTCGAGTATTGGAGGCTCATATGTAAACTTTTTAACCATTTCGATTACAATCGTCCATATGCTTTCCAATTTCTACTAGTCCATTCaacttttttgtttccttATCGCTTTCAATGCTGTAATGAGATGTACAAAGTTTccagcaaaaacaaaaacgaaAGCAGAATAAGGTAAGAAAAGACTCTTAGCTCATATATTTGAAGGACGAACCTAATTCGGGAATCGGGTTTAGGATTAAACTTTATCTCCCACGATGAATGATGGATGAGACAACTTTCAAAATGGTGACAGGAGCAGGAGGTTCTTTGGAAACAAGTATTGCAAGACAACCGCAATCAATTCCATTTTTACTGCTAGatgtttgtttattaattaatattggaTAGGCTATGCAATTTGTTTTTTCTCAGATCAAAAGCAATATAACCTTATTTTATATAGGATTTAAAAGGCTTATCTcgactttaaaaaaagagagataatTATTgcgaaaattaaataatacctTGGTGGCCTTATCTTGTCTGGGAATTGGGGAcactttattttatctattagACTTTAAAATGGTCTTATCTGGTTCTAGTTTGGGATAATTGACACCTCTCGTCTTGTTGTGGCCGGGGGCCAGTTCTCAACCATACAGCGGATCATCTTAATGCCCCGTTAGTCCTAGAGTCGTGCGTCCAAAATAATACCACTTAAAATTGTATTCTGAGATTGACTGAGTGAGACTAGGCTAACAGATATGGTCAGATTAGACTGAACCGATTCTGTTTTTTTGTACTTAAATTTTGGAAGCCGAACTCCTGAAACAAAAGCCTGAACTACGAAGACTTTCATTAGACTAGGCTAAGCAGAAGGAGATGGACATCTGTTCGGCCCAGAGTGTAATTTCAATCTGGTAGCTGTATTTCTCAAGTTTCAGGATTAAAATTGACTGGCCGTTCAACTTGATCCGTCCTAATTGAAGTTTCATCACCAAACACGTTCAACGCTGTGAACTAATTTTGCCTATACGTAATTACTTGGAAAAGGAAAGCAAATTTGTCCCTTCGATTACTATtacacaataaaaagaatatatgatGCCGTGACTGACCGCTGCAGCGTGCAAGTTATTTCGCTAAGATTAAGAACAAGTCAGCCTGGAACGCCATTAGCTTGAACATGCCCCACGTATATCATTCCAATCCAAAACTGCCTTCACGCTTTTCATTGGGCCATTTCATGATATGCTAGTGGACTAAGTGTCAATAGCCCTTACAGAAGCTGCCATTTGTCGAAAACCAGAGGTTAGCATTATCTTGTCCCTTCACAGACAgtgagagggaaaaaaaaagaagaaaaagaaaggccTTATCCAATACATGATACATCAACtccctttcaaaaaaaaaaaaaaaatcaactcaacTTTGACATTTATGTCCCTCATTAATCCACATCAATCTCCTACAGCTGCTTGTCTGCCTCCCTTCCCCACCTCTCGCCAAAATTTCAGTTAGAAATCTGCGGATCACGTCGAAACAAATAACACCATCTGGCACGTCATTTTATAATCCATATGATAATGCCAAcaagtataaaaattaacGTTATCCTGTTTCTTTCGTGTAATTTTTCAGAAGCTTGATTCATCTCATGACCTTTAAATCTACATTTCCATGAGATGAAggcatgaattaattatatccaTCCAACGGTCCAAATTCGGTCAATTTCAGTCGTGCAAGCTATGATATAAACACTTGTGTATTCACGTGATTCACAACTATTTTGGCTTGTGCGCCGTCATTGTTACACGATGTGGATTTGCCGCGTTCCACAAACACTACATACGCTTTtagtcaatttcttttttttcctaaattaaaataaaatattaaaaaaaatcaaccaaaCAAAAGACGAATATTCACAATTTATTCTCGAAGTTTTtgatataatataatgttatCATCACCTAGTACGGACAAACAAACGGCCGTTAACACCGTCGTCGAATCCAATGCACCGACATTTAACTCCGTTACTAACCGAGGGTCCGACCGCCGGAGACAAAGAACCGGCCGGAATTGGATTAACGGTCCGTTTGTACGGACCGAACCACTTGTTTTGCATGTAACGGTTTTTCCTCCAAGGAGGCAGAGTCAAGTCTTTACTCTTGAGCGATTTTTTGGCGGCATCGCACGTGACTTTCACGATCCTCTTCAACTCTTCACCTTTGCCTACGTAAACCCTAGGCAGCGTCGCTGACAACCTCGTGTACGCACTCGTCGGCCTAGCGATCTCGAATTCCGCGGCGAAGTCGAGGTCGACGAAATATCGGTTCTGCGTCGACGTGTAAGAATCTGATTGGACCACGTCGATGTACTCGTAGTTCCCGGCGGTGAGTCCACCAGATGAGCTCCACTTAGTCTTACAGATCGCCGCATTGTGGCCGAGTTCGCGAAGCAGGCTCATCACTTGGCGCCTGAAAACAGATTTCTGTTGTCTCAAACGCGAAAACACTTCCATTGCTTTCAAAACGTGAGTTAGAAGCAAGTTCCTGTACAAATCCACATTGCCGTTGGCTGTCGATTTGAGAATGTCCTCGATCAGTTCAGTCGAGTCTGCGACTGTGTCAACTCGCTCCGAATCTGAGTCGTAACCCGGGGGCTGAGCCTGCGACAACTCGTGTTCTAGAAAATCATGAACGAGCTCCGATAAGCTAGGCGAGTCATCGTCGACGGCGGCGGCAGAGTATTCGCTTCCGCTGCTAACGTAACTGAGCTGGTGGCCAATGAGTTGAGCCTTGACCTTCTCATTGAGTGGATCAGTAACTCGTTTTGCCCTGCCAGAGCTTGccatttttgaaaatatacaaaaacGGTTTTATAAAAACAGTTTCCCGTTTTCAAAAAATCTCCAGTACGTTCTTGGAGGTAGGAGTTATTTAGCTTAAGAGATATAGAAGGACAAAGGAATATCTGAGAGACTTATAGAGaaattgtatttgtttttggattaagcaaaaattatttagggaatttattttggaatatTCGTTTATAGTGTGTTGAATAGTTGTTATGCgtttcatttaaaatatgttttggATATACCGGACGGTATCGGACCGACGCCTGCGTATGTGGCAGCATATCCAACGGCACCTGTGCCTTTATTCCGATGTACAGTACGTGACGTGGACGGATGTAATTTGGCGATTGGTTTCTTTCTGTGCTTCCATAGGACGTGACACCTGGATAAATGTTTGTGGGGCCTCCGGCTCTTCGTGCAATGGAAGGGTAAAGAGGTTTatccattaattattaattattttgtgtgaaaacttcattatttcaaattgGATTATGATTAAGGATGTGATTATGAACCAAAGTACTGTTTGATTAAGATTGTGATATGGATGGATTATATACATCCGCTCTTTTCgtgggattttaaaaaaaaattaaaggcaCCGCCCAAATGATGTGAAAATAAATCCTAAGCAAATGAAAACGAAGATTATAAAATAGTAATGAGATTTTAGCATAACACATGCCTGCATGGTAGGTTTGTTATGTTAAGGTCAAAAGTTCGAGCCTCCACTGATAAGTATGGACAGAGGTTAGTGGTGAAATCACGTGTTATTCAGTATTAGCAGTTGTTTctgttgaatttattttgtaatttcacctaaatttttatttaccccaataaaattgtgatttgtcCTTATtggttttaaataaaatacataacaaTAGgtttaaaatcatatttttatcaCCAAATCAACTTAAATAAGTACATTATACCCAACATTCAATTAAAACACTTGTAAGAAGATGAAATTTATTAGCAAATTTACTaggtaataaaatttatatccaCAACTTTAAAACTTTGGCTATATCATTAGTAGAGGCGAGTATCTCCCTAAATAATTGTGGGAAATAGAGTTTAAAATTTGTCTCGATAGATTTTTAgactatattataaatatatgtatttaaattctaatataGGCAGATTGTGACCAAttccaatataaaaaaaattttaagtttgaGAATTTATGTTTGCGTCTAGCCTTACCTATTGCGTCCCCAAGAATTTGTTGTATTAGGGGCTGTCTGGATTACTATTTTTACAgactaattattataataaaaccaATATGTGAAGATAAAGAGGAGTAGAGTGCAATGTATTATTGCATTCATTAAATGTGTGAATGTACTAGAAATTCTCATGCAAAAATTTAGGTACCGTACAGGCactttagaatttaaaaagttgagtgagaaaaataaaattaaataaatgaaaaaagtggAAAGTGTAATAAGTTTCAGCAAAGGAGGGAAGTAATGGAATGTTTCCTTTTAATTAAGGAAAATGCTCCTTTAATTAGTTAAGGTAcaccaaattttaataaaattttactaatgaTATAAACAATCAGTAGAGAGTAAGTAAAGATTGATCCCATGAAAACTATATTAGTTTTACTTATTATCAACTCTAAAACAAAGTcttaaaataacaacaacaactattactactactaaaaatataaattaatctaattaaagAAAGTGCCAACTATAAtgaattgtaaaaaataaagaaactaaaagtatgaaaataataatcaaatagaTATGATAATAATGAATACTTTGATTGAAGGATCATTCGTCACATAATCAACACATCAATTTTAGTATCAATTTCCattgaaactatcaaccgtAGACAACAATAAACTCTgttaatctttatatttccTTAATATTTGTTAAGGAAAAAACTTattcacctaatctctaatcattaaataatttaaaacaagatctctaaatttaagataatggaagcattaagTATATAAGATATTAAGttgattaaggcaataaacacacacactCGATTATTAAACCGAGATTATGTTCTCCAATTGCAATTACCGATTGCAATCACCGACTCCAATTTactactaatgattaaaatattgagacaATTATGGAtcaagtattttaatttagcaataattattcaagtcctatctaATTTGGCCATtcaaataagacaaaaataaaatcataaacgATAATTATGAAAGAgtataaacaatctcaattaaataaattaaatgatagaAATTGAATATTGTTGTGAAATTAGTGAACTTTTaccatttgaaatttattaaaatcccACATCCGCAAATTATCCTCCCCCTATAGctttttaattctatatatagtAATGTATTCCATTGTTTTggtaacaacaaaaattagctAAATATAAACTTAATAACAAGGTACTATTTAGTGCTttgtttagttgaaaattttctattatttatttatttcataacacGTCATCAACATGATAACTGATTTAATGTGGgtagtttaatttttactgcttatgtttatttatgctttatcattattattttattatattgtgaGTTTATTTTgctgttattttaattatttattgttcaCAGTAATTTAATAGCTGGTTCTATAATATTGCCTATATTGTTATTATCTTGttaatatgttattattatgttaatatgatttgttcaatttatttatatagttGGTTTAACCGcctatcttatttaatttatttgcttaGATGGTTGGATTAACTACCTATCaagttgttttaatttttagtaaattatgaTTTGTTCTTGCATATTATTTGCCTTtaaatattgttgttttaGTATGAagtttataaaacaaataaggtG contains these protein-coding regions:
- the LOC102616317 gene encoding uncharacterized protein LOC102616317, with translation MASSGRAKRVTDPLNEKVKAQLIGHQLSYVSSGSEYSAAAVDDDSPSLSELVHDFLEHELSQAQPPGYDSDSERVDTVADSTELIEDILKSTANGNVDLYRNLLLTHVLKAMEVFSRLRQQKSVFRRQVMSLLRELGHNAAICKTKWSSSGGLTAGNYEYIDVVQSDSYTSTQNRYFVDLDFAAEFEIARPTSAYTRLSATLPRVYVGKGEELKRIVKVTCDAAKKSLKSKDLTLPPWRKNRYMQNKWFGPYKRTVNPIPAGSLSPAVGPSVSNGVKCRCIGFDDGVNGRLFVRTR